A stretch of Candidatus Obscuribacter sp. DNA encodes these proteins:
- a CDS encoding cation-transporting P-type ATPase, whose translation MKAKDAPSQLDAGNTSTTLGAFASQPMEQIATSFAVDLSVGLTAELAATRLKQVGPNCMTGFKTRSPSDILIDQFKSSVVVLLLVASAISGFSHEYMQMAGIMAAVVINAVIGFITEYRALVSLRALEALSGPLARIRRGGVEMELAASELVPGDLVLLDAGSRVPADMRLFQAASLAIDESILTGESVPAYKDIVPHESGMESIAHQGTVVVSGRGRGVVVATGDSTRLGKLGQKLCSISLSTTPLERNLEHLGSALSTMTVVICVVLFGVGCIQQRDLFQMLQISISLAVAAIPEGLPVVATLALALGTQRMVKLNALIRKLSAVETLGCTQIICTDKTGTLTQNQMSVSEIVIGGRTINVSGSGYAPTGDLSEVGNRLDLATEPVLTQLLMAVALCNDARVEKHLDESSWHVLGDPTEGALVTVAAKAGLHQNHLKQTYPRLNELPFDMTRKRMTTVHALADKKITAFVKGSPESTLAVSTSYLSDEGIRPLDSEMLTYFKLKNQELAHSGKRTLAVAMRHLSGHSDLSADETESDLIFLGLVAMSDRLKDGVKEAIAECQAAGIRVIMLTGDQVATASAIAKELGISRPGHNLTLTDADFNEMNPTEKSSALSQVSVLARTEPDTKLAIVQSLQALGKVVAMTGDGVNDAAALRQADIGVAMGQGATALAREASDMVITDDAFNTIVKAIEQGRAIYTNIARAIAYLITASLTSVLAVTLLVVANQSMVLTPLQLLWLNLIMHVFPGLGIVLQKASPSVMQVPPRRPNDRLLGRYQITQIILRALVIAALSFAAAILLGHGQNAPSGTVLLATLSGSLLLQSWSWLCAGDPGQLRSWAQIWSPNKSESKSENKSKVLHQGPTINWAMLVTTVIGLALLLVAIYLPPLALVLETRALAAFELGYVLVFCLISFVISLLLGLWVNKSSDN comes from the coding sequence ATGAAGGCTAAAGACGCTCCCAGCCAGTTGGATGCTGGCAATACCAGCACAACTCTTGGCGCCTTTGCCAGTCAACCAATGGAGCAAATTGCCACCAGTTTTGCTGTTGACTTGAGCGTTGGTCTTACTGCTGAGCTTGCTGCCACAAGGCTCAAGCAAGTTGGACCTAATTGTATGACCGGGTTTAAAACGCGCTCGCCGTCAGACATATTGATTGATCAGTTTAAGTCTAGTGTGGTTGTGCTACTGCTGGTGGCTAGTGCCATCAGTGGCTTTAGTCATGAGTATATGCAGATGGCAGGTATCATGGCAGCAGTGGTTATTAATGCCGTTATTGGTTTTATCACAGAGTACCGTGCTCTTGTCTCTTTGCGCGCCCTAGAAGCACTCTCTGGACCCCTGGCGCGCATCAGACGCGGTGGAGTGGAGATGGAGCTGGCTGCTAGCGAGCTTGTCCCTGGTGATTTGGTTTTACTTGATGCAGGTAGTCGTGTGCCTGCCGATATGAGGCTCTTTCAGGCGGCCAGTCTGGCTATCGATGAGTCGATATTAACCGGCGAGAGCGTGCCCGCCTACAAAGATATCGTGCCCCATGAGAGCGGCATGGAGTCTATCGCTCATCAGGGCACAGTAGTCGTATCCGGGCGTGGTCGGGGTGTTGTGGTCGCCACTGGTGACAGTACCAGACTTGGTAAGCTTGGTCAAAAGCTCTGTTCGATTTCACTGAGTACTACGCCTCTTGAGCGCAATCTCGAGCACCTTGGTAGTGCTCTATCGACTATGACGGTAGTCATTTGTGTTGTGCTCTTTGGTGTTGGTTGTATCCAGCAGCGCGATCTTTTTCAGATGCTGCAGATAAGCATATCTCTGGCTGTAGCTGCCATACCAGAGGGGCTACCGGTGGTAGCGACTCTGGCACTTGCTCTCGGTACTCAGCGCATGGTCAAGCTCAACGCTTTGATACGTAAACTAAGCGCGGTGGAGACACTGGGTTGTACTCAGATTATTTGTACCGACAAAACTGGCACTTTGACCCAAAATCAAATGTCTGTCTCAGAGATAGTTATCGGTGGTCGTACCATCAATGTCTCTGGCAGTGGTTACGCCCCTACTGGGGATCTTAGCGAAGTAGGCAATCGACTTGACCTCGCGACCGAGCCTGTTTTGACCCAGCTACTGATGGCAGTGGCGCTTTGTAATGATGCCCGAGTCGAAAAGCACTTGGACGAGTCTAGCTGGCATGTGCTCGGTGACCCCACTGAAGGTGCCCTAGTGACAGTGGCTGCCAAAGCAGGTCTGCATCAAAATCATCTGAAGCAAACCTATCCCAGACTAAACGAATTGCCTTTTGATATGACACGTAAGCGTATGACTACAGTGCATGCTCTTGCCGACAAAAAAATCACAGCCTTTGTCAAAGGTTCTCCTGAGTCCACTCTTGCTGTGTCTACTTCTTATCTATCCGATGAAGGAATAAGACCGCTAGATAGCGAGATGCTGACTTATTTTAAGCTCAAAAATCAGGAGCTTGCCCATAGTGGCAAACGCACACTGGCTGTGGCGATGAGACATTTGAGTGGGCATAGCGACTTGTCGGCTGATGAGACCGAGTCTGATTTGATATTTTTGGGGCTGGTGGCTATGTCAGACAGACTCAAAGATGGTGTCAAAGAAGCAATCGCCGAGTGTCAGGCCGCTGGTATAAGAGTGATTATGCTAACAGGGGACCAGGTGGCGACTGCCTCGGCTATCGCTAAAGAGCTTGGTATATCCAGACCCGGTCACAACCTTACTTTGACCGACGCTGATTTTAATGAGATGAATCCAACTGAGAAGTCCTCGGCTCTGTCCCAGGTCTCTGTTCTGGCTCGCACCGAACCCGATACCAAGCTGGCGATAGTGCAGAGTCTGCAGGCTCTGGGTAAAGTAGTGGCCATGACTGGAGATGGTGTCAATGATGCCGCGGCTTTGAGGCAGGCTGATATTGGCGTGGCAATGGGTCAGGGGGCGACAGCACTAGCTCGCGAAGCCTCTGATATGGTGATTACTGACGATGCTTTTAATACGATTGTCAAAGCCATCGAGCAAGGGCGGGCCATCTACACCAATATTGCCAGAGCCATTGCTTATTTGATCACAGCCAGTCTTACGTCGGTACTGGCTGTGACATTGCTTGTAGTGGCTAATCAGTCGATGGTTTTGACTCCACTGCAACTCTTGTGGCTCAATCTAATTATGCATGTCTTTCCAGGGTTGGGCATTGTCCTGCAAAAGGCCTCTCCTTCAGTGATGCAAGTGCCGCCGCGCAGACCTAATGATAGACTGCTTGGACGTTATCAAATTACTCAGATAATTTTAAGAGCACTGGTCATAGCCGCTTTGTCTTTTGCTGCCGCTATTCTCTTAGGACATGGACAAAATGCCCCAAGCGGCACTGTGCTGTTGGCTACTCTCTCCGGCTCTTTGCTTTTGCAGTCCTGGTCCTGGCTTTGTGCTGGCGATCCCGGACAGCTTAGGAGCTGGGCTCAGATCTGGTCCCCGAACAAGTCCGAGAGCAAGTCTGAGAACAAGTCCAAAGTCTTGCATCAGGGACCGACTATAAACTGGGCAATGCTGGTTACTACGGTTATTGGTTTAGCACTGCTTCTGGTGGCAATATATCTGCCGCCGTTGGCCTTAGTGCTTGAGACCAGAGCACTGGCTGCTTTTGAGCTTGGCTATGTACTGGTCTTTTGTCTTATCAGTTTTGTGATTTCGCTATTATTGGGTTTGTGGGTCAACAAAAGCAGTGACAATTAG